In Aquiflexum balticum DSM 16537, a single genomic region encodes these proteins:
- a CDS encoding TonB-dependent receptor: MKLFIYSILYLIFINSTFAQEECALVIRGKIIHAENSEPIESASIWIVEIEKGVISDINGIFRIGNLCPGTYTVKIQYLGHQEHTEIIELNSSGNFTFRLLAEDILLDGVDIHGHQDALITTNTISSIYGEALLASRGQTLGESLRKIPGVNTYSSGSTIQKPVIHGLHSNRILILNNGVRLEGQQWGAEHAPELDPFIAKEISVVKGAETVRFGADAMGGVILVNPSPLPVKAGINGELDLIGFTNGLGLNGAASISGGSAKIKGLGYRIQGSSKIAGNVRTPDYMLDNTGVRELNFSGALGYSNSRLGTELYFSNYQTTIGILSDSHTGNLSDLESIIENGKPFRMPDFTYEIRNPKQEVSHQLVKSKIHYHLQNGSKLNLQYAFQRNHRMEFDRRRGELNDRPSLDLELFTNSVDFSYNHQTRKNWDGAIGFQLLQQANSNIPGTGVIPLIPNFDMVNFGFFAIEKFTSGLLELEGGLRYDYRNIDAARIIRGDLQESNLTFNNFSAFFGGVYSITKNLTFNSNFGSAWRPPNINELFSQGLHHGIAAVEIGNPDFVSEKSFKWLNTINYADDKFNIELTGYANRINDYIYLNPTEEQSVSLRGTFNVFEYLQADAMFMGADLSAVWTINSKLDLFSKGSLVRARNIQDDNYFPFIPPDRLESGISFQLFSEPSKSPTSITVSNLLVARQNREPDFDLAPAPPGYQLWNLGVQTGIKLSEKKLNIGLYANNVFNTAYRDYMNRFRYFSHEIGRNILFKLNYQF; this comes from the coding sequence ATGAAGTTATTTATTTATTCAATCCTTTATTTGATTTTCATTAATTCAACCTTTGCACAGGAAGAATGTGCTTTGGTAATTAGAGGAAAAATCATTCATGCTGAAAACAGTGAACCGATAGAGTCTGCGTCCATTTGGATTGTGGAAATTGAGAAAGGTGTTATTTCAGACATCAATGGTATTTTTAGAATTGGGAATCTTTGTCCGGGGACTTACACGGTCAAAATACAATATTTAGGTCACCAGGAACATACTGAAATTATTGAATTAAACAGTAGCGGTAATTTTACTTTCCGGTTGCTCGCAGAAGATATCCTATTGGATGGTGTTGATATTCATGGCCATCAGGACGCATTGATTACCACCAATACCATTTCAAGTATTTATGGGGAGGCTTTATTGGCTTCCCGTGGACAAACTCTTGGTGAATCATTGAGAAAAATCCCTGGAGTAAATACCTATTCCTCAGGTTCTACCATACAAAAGCCAGTAATCCACGGACTTCATAGTAACCGAATTTTGATTCTGAATAATGGGGTAAGACTCGAAGGTCAGCAATGGGGCGCCGAACATGCGCCGGAATTGGACCCATTTATTGCAAAAGAAATATCCGTAGTCAAGGGTGCAGAAACAGTCCGGTTTGGGGCAGATGCTATGGGTGGGGTTATCTTGGTCAATCCTTCACCCCTACCGGTTAAAGCCGGTATCAATGGAGAACTTGATTTAATAGGATTCACAAATGGCCTTGGGCTCAATGGTGCTGCTTCCATTTCAGGAGGCTCAGCAAAAATCAAAGGTTTGGGTTATAGAATTCAAGGATCTTCAAAAATAGCTGGCAATGTCCGTACACCTGATTATATGCTGGACAATACAGGGGTACGGGAATTGAATTTTTCAGGTGCTTTGGGGTATAGCAATAGCAGGTTAGGGACAGAATTATATTTTAGCAACTATCAGACCACAATCGGAATTTTGAGTGATTCCCATACCGGAAATCTGAGTGATTTGGAAAGTATCATCGAAAACGGAAAACCATTCAGAATGCCTGATTTCACTTATGAAATCAGGAACCCAAAGCAGGAAGTTTCGCATCAGCTTGTCAAATCAAAAATCCACTATCACCTGCAAAACGGTTCCAAATTGAATCTTCAGTATGCTTTCCAAAGAAACCATAGAATGGAGTTTGACAGAAGAAGAGGAGAATTGAATGATAGACCGTCATTGGATTTAGAATTGTTTACCAACAGTGTAGATTTTAGCTATAATCACCAAACAAGGAAAAATTGGGATGGAGCAATAGGTTTTCAACTATTACAACAAGCCAATTCAAATATTCCAGGCACAGGCGTTATTCCCCTGATCCCTAATTTTGACATGGTTAACTTTGGTTTTTTTGCTATTGAGAAATTCACCAGTGGGCTTTTAGAGTTGGAAGGTGGATTGAGATATGACTACAGGAATATTGATGCTGCCAGAATCATAAGAGGTGATTTGCAAGAAAGTAATTTAACTTTCAATAATTTTTCAGCCTTTTTTGGTGGGGTATATTCCATAACCAAAAACCTGACATTCAATTCGAATTTTGGTTCTGCTTGGAGACCCCCAAACATCAACGAACTCTTCAGTCAGGGATTACACCACGGAATTGCCGCAGTTGAAATCGGTAATCCTGATTTTGTAAGCGAAAAATCATTCAAATGGCTGAATACTATTAACTACGCAGATGATAAATTCAATATTGAGCTTACCGGCTATGCCAACAGAATCAATGACTATATCTATCTGAATCCAACTGAAGAACAATCAGTATCATTAAGAGGAACCTTCAATGTATTTGAATACTTACAAGCCGATGCGATGTTCATGGGTGCAGACCTCAGTGCTGTTTGGACTATAAACAGCAAGCTTGATTTATTTTCAAAAGGTTCCTTGGTAAGGGCCCGAAATATTCAGGATGATAATTATTTTCCATTTATTCCCCCGGATCGATTGGAATCGGGAATTAGTTTTCAATTATTTTCCGAACCATCTAAGTCACCCACAAGCATCACTGTAAGCAATCTTTTGGTCGCAAGACAAAACAGGGAGCCGGATTTTGATCTCGCCCCTGCGCCTCCTGGATATCAATTATGGAATTTGGGGGTTCAAACAGGCATAAAGCTTAGTGAAAAGAAGTTGAATATAGGTCTTTATGCCAACAATGTTTTCAATACTGCCTATAGAGATTATATGAACCGGTTCAGGTATTTCAGCCATGAAATTGGTAGGAATATCCTGTTCAAACTTAATTATCAATTTTAA